The following proteins are co-located in the Hyalangium minutum genome:
- a CDS encoding RDD family protein, with amino-acid sequence MELSPSMVVEVASNSAAGFGLRLAARLIDLLFGVLLVFLGGAAGARLLGVLAEQGLVHGDWGAAARLLTPAGIAWALLGALLYSITSEAVGGATLGKVLLRLRVTSEDLTPSTFQGALLRNAGLVVDALGVPAYRAMSRSLMSQRLGDQWGHTVVLLASAVPPDSRKSLGLLLLGLFSGSVLWGLCTALSVVLRAL; translated from the coding sequence ATGGAACTGTCACCCTCGATGGTCGTCGAGGTCGCGAGCAACAGCGCCGCTGGCTTCGGCCTCCGCCTCGCCGCTCGCCTCATCGACCTGCTGTTCGGCGTCCTGCTCGTCTTCCTCGGCGGCGCGGCGGGCGCCCGGCTCCTCGGCGTGCTGGCCGAGCAGGGCCTCGTCCACGGCGACTGGGGCGCCGCCGCCCGTCTGCTCACCCCCGCCGGAATCGCGTGGGCCCTGCTGGGCGCCCTCCTCTACTCCATCACCTCCGAGGCCGTGGGCGGCGCCACCCTGGGCAAGGTCCTCCTCCGGCTGCGCGTCACCTCCGAGGACCTCACGCCCTCCACCTTCCAGGGAGCGCTCCTGCGCAACGCGGGGCTCGTCGTCGACGCGCTCGGTGTACCCGCTTACCGGGCCATGTCCCGCTCGCTCATGAGCCAGCGCCTTGGCGACCAGTGGGGCCACACCGTCGTGCTCCTCGCCAGCGCTGTCCCTCCGGACTCGCGCAAGAGCCTCGGCCTCCTCCTGCTGGGCCTCTTCAGTGGCAGCGTGCTCTGGGGCCTCTGCACCGCCCTCTCCGTGGTGCTCCGCGCCCTGTAG
- a CDS encoding DUF4190 domain-containing protein has translation MREAPVKPPPAPCHLHPEQGAVAPCRRCAALSCVSCLALSGAHGWCRTCEEHARLGSASRRAVASGVLGGAGLCLAFVPGLLGLVLAYAELRSIERGDTPRAGREWARAGLVLGWTNVGLAVVVGLVSAWLGLHRS, from the coding sequence ATGCGTGAAGCCCCGGTGAAGCCGCCGCCGGCCCCGTGCCACTTGCACCCCGAGCAGGGGGCGGTGGCGCCGTGCCGCCGCTGTGCCGCGCTCAGCTGTGTGTCGTGCCTGGCCCTGTCCGGAGCGCACGGGTGGTGCCGGACGTGCGAGGAGCATGCACGGCTGGGGTCGGCCTCGCGGAGGGCCGTGGCCTCGGGAGTCCTCGGGGGCGCGGGGCTGTGCCTGGCGTTCGTGCCGGGGCTGCTGGGGCTGGTGCTGGCCTACGCGGAGCTGCGGAGCATCGAGCGGGGAGACACGCCGCGAGCGGGGCGCGAGTGGGCGCGGGCTGGCTTGGTGCTCGGCTGGACGAACGTGGGGCTGGCGGTGGTGGTGGGGCTGGTGTCGGCGTGGCTGGGCCTGCACCGGAGCTGA
- a CDS encoding SDR family oxidoreductase: MSDALIVLVTGATAGIGLQTATDLARLGVQVIVHGRSQEKVDQARRAIEQEGGSTSGVVFELSSLASIRRGAEDLARRFPRLDVLVNNAGVFMNERELSEDGFEMTFHVNHLAPFLLTNLLLQGPLKGPGARIVNVSSIAHSRGRMRFEDLQLTRGFQGYAAYAQSKLANILFTFELAERLPAEQVTANCLHPGVVSTKLLVEGFGMEGSDTVEEGAETSVFLATSEDVTGVTGRYFARKREVNPAPQALDVSARKQLWEISEKLSGLR, encoded by the coding sequence ATGTCGGATGCACTCATCGTGCTGGTGACGGGAGCAACAGCGGGGATTGGATTGCAGACGGCCACCGACCTGGCACGGCTGGGCGTCCAGGTCATCGTGCACGGCCGCAGCCAGGAGAAGGTCGACCAGGCCCGCCGCGCCATCGAGCAGGAGGGGGGCAGTACCTCTGGGGTGGTGTTCGAGCTGTCCTCGCTGGCGAGCATCCGCCGGGGCGCCGAGGACCTCGCGCGCCGCTTCCCCCGCCTGGACGTGCTGGTGAACAACGCGGGCGTCTTCATGAACGAGCGCGAGCTCTCGGAGGACGGCTTCGAGATGACCTTCCACGTCAACCACCTGGCGCCCTTCCTGTTGACGAACCTGCTGCTGCAGGGGCCGCTGAAGGGGCCTGGCGCCCGCATCGTCAACGTGAGCTCCATCGCCCACAGCCGGGGCCGGATGCGTTTCGAGGACCTCCAGCTCACGCGCGGCTTCCAGGGCTACGCGGCCTATGCGCAGTCGAAGCTGGCCAACATCCTCTTCACCTTCGAGCTCGCCGAGCGCCTCCCCGCCGAGCAAGTCACCGCGAACTGCCTCCACCCAGGCGTGGTGAGCACCAAGCTGCTCGTCGAGGGCTTTGGCATGGAGGGCAGTGACACGGTGGAGGAGGGCGCGGAGACCTCGGTGTTCCTCGCCACCTCCGAGGACGTCACGGGCGTAACGGGCCGCTACTTCGCCCGCAAGCGCGAGGTGAACCCCGCGCCCCAGGCGCTCGACGTGTCCGCGCGCAAGCAGCTCTGGGAGATCAGCGAGAAGCTGAGCGGGCTGCGCTGA